In one window of Frigoriglobus tundricola DNA:
- a CDS encoding tetratricopeptide repeat protein → MADAPSSDSDRTVPQPGPLDQRAETLAFRPPPGAGSEEAPTCPAAPEPPAPALPAVPGYVVTREIGRGGMGVVYAARDPQFERELAIKVMHPGQSADQFVVEAKVTAGLPHPGVPPVYALGALPDGRPFLAMKLVEGRTLAQELNGAGRADLPRLLDHFQRVCLTVGFAHARGVVHRDLKPSNVMVGAYGEVQVMDWGLATRPAHERPTVSDEPTEPARGRTAATSGGRVRGTPAYMSPEQARGEPADDRSDVFALGGILAAVLTGAPPFAGDTVADTVRRAARADLAECFARLGACGADADLVAVARRCLAPHPADRYATGARPWRRPWPGTGPAWTTGASAPSATGPRPRPGRPRRRTPGAKRRPWAGAERAHAAEQRKRRGAQCAAAVTALVLVGALGGFAWWRDKQRTSASERADARAGAERLRIEADGAAVAARLAGERDAEARHKADQARAGVRSGLALATDLHPVQVQTGGGGAGAGGGAGRGAAHRSCSPGSSRARADLAFVERLDDIRFRKWAWVAERGGRGTFNTKRAPAEYRRAFADHGLDLAGLAPPEAARRIAAAAVRAELVTAVDDWALHEPDVALRDRLLGVARAADPGPWSDRLRDPGLWGDRAALAKLAADTDPARTAATGLSALAELMRRNNLDPAPLLSAARTKHPGDFELAFALGQWRVADRSGRQIGPYEAARALRPDNPTVWRNLGVALGWRGDLDGEIAACRELVRLVPNDATAHNNLGAALSDKGDLPGALAAGQEAVRLDPEYAAAHDTIGLTRARMNDLAGAIASFREAVRADPQFARGHNNLGVALKAKGDLVGAIAAYREAVRADPDYAVAHSNLGVALHIQGDLDGAIAAFRTAVRLNPKYALAHTTLGMALEGKNDSAGAAAAYKEAIRADPRYALAHSNLGALYLRQQRYPEAIDCARAALKDDPEYPEALATLGLALLKTGDVPNARAALTRAAKLNPKQYGPLLAQLPSPPVAPAPHEK, encoded by the coding sequence ATGGCCGATGCCCCCTCGTCCGACAGCGACCGCACCGTTCCCCAACCGGGTCCGCTGGACCAGCGGGCGGAAACGCTCGCGTTCCGGCCCCCGCCGGGCGCCGGGAGCGAAGAGGCGCCGACCTGTCCGGCCGCGCCCGAGCCCCCGGCGCCCGCTCTGCCGGCCGTGCCGGGGTACGTCGTGACCCGCGAAATTGGCCGCGGCGGGATGGGCGTCGTGTACGCGGCGCGCGACCCGCAGTTCGAGCGCGAACTCGCGATCAAGGTGATGCACCCGGGGCAGAGCGCGGACCAGTTCGTCGTCGAGGCGAAGGTCACCGCCGGGCTCCCGCACCCCGGGGTCCCGCCGGTGTACGCGCTCGGCGCGCTCCCGGACGGGCGCCCGTTTCTCGCGATGAAGCTGGTTGAGGGCCGCACCCTCGCCCAGGAGTTGAACGGGGCGGGCCGCGCCGACCTGCCCCGGCTCCTCGACCACTTCCAGCGGGTCTGCCTGACGGTCGGCTTCGCCCACGCGCGCGGCGTCGTCCACCGCGACCTGAAACCGTCGAACGTGATGGTCGGGGCCTACGGCGAAGTTCAGGTCATGGACTGGGGGCTCGCCACGCGGCCGGCCCACGAGCGCCCGACCGTGAGTGACGAACCCACCGAACCGGCGCGCGGACGGACCGCCGCCACGAGCGGCGGTCGGGTCCGAGGGACGCCGGCGTACATGTCCCCGGAGCAGGCACGGGGCGAACCGGCCGACGACCGGTCCGACGTGTTCGCGCTGGGCGGCATCCTGGCCGCCGTCCTCACCGGCGCGCCGCCGTTCGCCGGCGACACGGTCGCCGACACGGTCCGGCGGGCCGCGCGGGCGGACCTGGCCGAGTGCTTCGCGCGCCTGGGGGCGTGCGGGGCCGACGCGGACCTGGTCGCGGTGGCCCGCCGGTGCCTCGCGCCGCACCCGGCCGACCGGTACGCGACCGGCGCGCGGCCGTGGCGGCGGCCGTGGCCGGGTACCGGGCCGGCGTGGACGACCGGTGCCAGCGCGCCGAGCGCGACCGGGCCGCGGCCGAGGCCCGGGCGGCCGAGGAGGCGAACACCCGGCGCGAAGCGGAGGCCCTGGGCGGGCGCGGAACGGGCGCACGCAGCCGAACAGCGGAAGCGGCGCGGGGCGCAGTGCGCCGCGGCCGTGACGGCCCTGGTCCTCGTCGGCGCGCTGGGCGGGTTCGCGTGGTGGCGCGACAAGCAGCGCACGAGCGCGAGCGAGCGGGCGGACGCGCGCGCCGGGGCCGAGCGCCTGCGGATCGAGGCGGACGGAGCGGCCGTCGCGGCCCGGCTCGCGGGCGAGCGCGACGCCGAGGCGCGGCACAAGGCGGACCAGGCGCGTGCGGGCGTCCGGTCCGGGCTGGCGCTCGCCACGGACCTGCACCCAGTTCAAGTTCAAACCGGCGGCGGCGGCGCTGGCGCAGGCGGCGGCGCTGGCCGCGGAGCGGCGCACCGGAGCTGCTCGCCGGGGTCGTCGCGCGCGCGGGCCGACCTGGCGTTCGTGGAGCGCCTCGACGACATCCGGTTCCGCAAGTGGGCGTGGGTCGCGGAGCGCGGCGGGCGGGGGACGTTCAACACGAAACGCGCGCCGGCGGAGTACCGCCGGGCGTTCGCGGACCACGGCCTGGACCTGGCGGGGCTCGCCCCGCCGGAGGCGGCGCGGCGGATCGCCGCGGCGGCCGTGAGGGCCGAACTCGTGACGGCGGTGGACGACTGGGCGCTGCACGAGCCGGACGTCGCGCTCCGGGACCGCTTGCTGGGGGTCGCGCGCGCGGCCGACCCCGGCCCCTGGTCCGACCGGTTGCGCGACCCCGGACTGTGGGGCGACCGCGCGGCCCTGGCGAAACTCGCGGCCGACACCGACCCAGCGCGGACCGCGGCGACGGGGCTGAGCGCCCTGGCGGAACTGATGCGGCGAAACAACCTGGACCCGGCCCCGCTGCTCTCGGCCGCCCGCACCAAGCACCCGGGGGATTTCGAACTGGCCTTCGCCCTCGGCCAGTGGCGCGTGGCCGACCGGAGCGGCCGGCAGATCGGGCCCTACGAGGCCGCGCGGGCCCTTCGCCCGGACAACCCGACGGTGTGGCGGAACCTCGGCGTCGCGCTGGGGTGGAGGGGCGATCTGGACGGGGAAATCGCCGCGTGCCGGGAACTCGTCCGCCTCGTACCGAACGACGCCACCGCGCACAACAACCTGGGCGCCGCACTCAGCGACAAGGGCGATCTGCCCGGGGCACTGGCGGCGGGCCAGGAGGCCGTCCGACTCGACCCCGAATACGCCGCGGCCCACGACACTATCGGCCTAACGCGGGCACGGATGAACGATCTGGCCGGGGCGATCGCATCGTTCCGAGAGGCCGTGCGGGCCGACCCTCAATTCGCCCGCGGGCACAACAACCTGGGCGTCGCGCTGAAGGCGAAGGGCGACCTGGTCGGCGCGATCGCGGCGTACCGGGAGGCCGTCCGCGCCGACCCGGATTACGCCGTCGCGCACAGCAACCTGGGCGTCGCGCTGCACATCCAAGGAGATTTGGACGGGGCGATCGCGGCGTTCCGGACGGCCGTCCGGCTCAATCCCAAGTACGCACTCGCCCACACCACTCTGGGCATGGCGCTGGAGGGCAAGAACGATTCGGCCGGAGCAGCGGCGGCGTACAAAGAGGCCATCCGGGCCGACCCCCGGTACGCGCTGGCGCACTCCAATCTGGGGGCACTCTACCTCCGACAGCAGCGGTACCCGGAAGCGATCGACTGTGCCCGTGCGGCCCTCAAGGACGACCCCGAGTACCCGGAGGCGCTCGCGACGCTGGGGCTGGCCCTGCTGAAAACGGGCGACGTGCCCAACGCGCGGGCCGCTCTCACCAGGGCCGCGAAGCTCAATCCGAAGCAGTACGGACCGCTCCTGGCGCAGCTCCCCTCTCCACCCGTTGCACCGGCACCGCACGAGAAGTGA
- a CDS encoding WD40 repeat domain-containing protein, with protein MADDPTRHRSGVRAFRVPDGKELWSRSSADEKEPFVGLLGFASDDRALLHPNFWDQVRAWDAKIGKDIYRIDICCRNAAIGPSGKLLASDDSGEVVLSDLGTGRSVKRIEVDPEERERKRRPGGFKRFAWSADGRTLVTTLPEDVVCVLDPVTGTERTQFAVYRGKVTNSFKSDFWRDGGHTIYTLALSPDGKRLLASALDGAYVALWDTRTGQQLAKLEPGFTINSAAFSTDGKSVFTFGDTGLGYRWDVETLIAAQSPKK; from the coding sequence ATGGCAGACGATCCCACGCGTCACCGAAGCGGGGTGCGCGCGTTCCGGGTACCGGACGGAAAGGAGCTGTGGTCACGATCGAGTGCCGACGAAAAAGAGCCGTTCGTTGGACTGCTGGGGTTCGCCTCCGACGATCGGGCGCTGCTCCACCCGAACTTCTGGGACCAGGTGCGGGCGTGGGATGCCAAAATCGGGAAGGACATTTACCGAATCGATATCTGCTGCCGCAACGCCGCCATCGGCCCTAGCGGTAAGCTCCTGGCCTCCGACGATTCCGGCGAGGTCGTACTGAGTGACCTCGGTACCGGGCGCAGTGTGAAGCGGATCGAGGTCGATCCAGAAGAACGGGAGCGAAAGAGGCGGCCCGGGGGTTTCAAGCGGTTCGCGTGGTCGGCGGACGGGCGCACGCTCGTCACCACGCTCCCAGAGGACGTCGTATGCGTTCTGGACCCGGTCACGGGCACGGAACGCACCCAGTTCGCTGTGTACCGGGGAAAGGTCACGAACTCGTTCAAGAGCGACTTTTGGCGCGACGGCGGACATACCATTTACACACTGGCACTCTCGCCGGACGGGAAGCGGTTGCTGGCCTCGGCACTGGACGGCGCGTATGTCGCCCTGTGGGACACCCGCACCGGCCAGCAGCTCGCCAAACTGGAACCCGGCTTCACGATCAACTCTGCCGCGTTCAGCACGGACGGCAAGAGCGTGTTCACCTTCGGTGACACCGGCCTCGGCTACCGCTGGGACGTCGAGACGTTGATCGCGGCCCAGAGCCCGAAGAAGTGA
- a CDS encoding ROK family protein translates to MADQAQFVGLDVGGTTMKAAVVADDGRPLSKPVVMDTNPERGQDEGLATMCETIRRAVAAAGITLADVTAIGVATPGLGDIRKGLIIDPPNLKPWKNVPVRDHIARAFGKPTAYQNDANAAAYGEFWVGAGRGAKSMVLFTLGTGVGGGIIIDHKIIEGEHSHGGELGHLRIAMPDVGRQCGCGARGCLEAYASATNVVRRAREDMAWWRGPASRLRDYYTATDEDFTAKVIFDLAAAGDELALKVVDDTAYYLALGACAATATVDPEMIVFGGGMVAAGEWFRSKIEGYVKRFGLPYPTKSVKIAFASLGSDAGFIGTAGCARLLAHSK, encoded by the coding sequence ATGGCGGATCAGGCGCAGTTCGTCGGTCTGGACGTGGGCGGGACCACCATGAAGGCCGCGGTGGTGGCCGACGACGGCCGGCCGCTGTCCAAGCCGGTGGTGATGGACACCAACCCCGAGCGCGGCCAGGACGAGGGGCTGGCGACGATGTGCGAGACGATCCGCCGCGCCGTCGCGGCGGCGGGCATCACCCTCGCGGACGTGACCGCGATCGGCGTGGCGACGCCGGGCCTCGGCGACATCCGGAAGGGGCTCATCATCGACCCGCCGAACCTGAAGCCGTGGAAGAACGTGCCGGTGCGGGACCACATCGCGCGCGCGTTCGGCAAGCCGACCGCGTACCAGAACGACGCGAACGCCGCGGCGTACGGCGAGTTCTGGGTGGGGGCCGGGCGCGGGGCGAAGAGCATGGTCCTGTTCACGCTGGGCACCGGCGTCGGCGGCGGGATCATCATCGACCACAAGATCATTGAGGGCGAGCACAGCCACGGCGGCGAACTCGGCCACCTGCGGATCGCGATGCCCGACGTCGGCCGGCAGTGCGGGTGCGGCGCCCGCGGGTGCCTGGAGGCGTACGCCAGCGCCACCAACGTCGTGCGCCGGGCGCGCGAGGACATGGCGTGGTGGCGCGGGCCGGCGAGCCGGCTCCGCGACTACTACACCGCGACCGACGAGGACTTCACCGCGAAGGTGATCTTCGACCTCGCGGCCGCCGGCGACGAACTGGCCCTCAAGGTGGTGGACGACACCGCGTACTACCTGGCGCTGGGCGCGTGCGCGGCGACCGCGACCGTCGACCCCGAGATGATCGTGTTCGGCGGCGGGATGGTGGCGGCCGGCGAGTGGTTCCGGTCGAAGATCGAGGGCTACGTGAAGCGGTTCGGCCTGCCGTACCCGACGAAGTCGGTGAAGATCGCGTTCGCGAGCCTGGGGTCGGACGCCGGGTTCATCGGGACCGCCGGGTGCGCCCGGCTGCTGGCCCATTCGAAGTGA
- a CDS encoding HEAT repeat domain-containing protein encodes MEPLTPQVMHKLVFTILVHGLPDAQTNVAYEILLEAQNNPNPQVRELAVVALAELPVPAAKRVAALTKGLRDASARVRRRAARALGDFGVQAIPAVTTLAAGLKDSDISVRRDCAGTLGRLGPAAAPAAAGLVALLTEPETRSRIVAATALKRVGRAAVPALLCALKTGDAEFHARCVAVLTHLAPDDEEVAAAIRVAAAADEARRCDQTVLEDAIPLAMVV; translated from the coding sequence ATGGAACCGCTCACACCGCAAGTAATGCACAAACTGGTCTTCACCATCCTGGTTCACGGCCTGCCGGACGCGCAGACCAACGTGGCGTACGAAATCCTGCTGGAGGCCCAGAACAACCCGAACCCGCAGGTGCGCGAACTGGCCGTGGTGGCCCTGGCCGAGCTCCCGGTGCCCGCGGCCAAACGGGTCGCGGCGCTGACCAAGGGGCTGCGCGACGCCTCGGCCCGCGTGCGGCGCCGGGCGGCCCGCGCGCTGGGCGACTTCGGGGTCCAGGCGATCCCGGCCGTGACGACGCTCGCCGCCGGCCTGAAAGATTCGGACATCAGCGTGCGCCGCGACTGCGCCGGCACGCTCGGGCGCCTCGGCCCGGCGGCCGCGCCGGCCGCGGCCGGGCTGGTCGCCCTCCTCACGGAGCCCGAAACGCGGAGCCGGATCGTCGCGGCGACCGCCCTCAAGCGGGTCGGCCGCGCCGCCGTGCCCGCCCTGCTGTGCGCCCTCAAGACCGGCGACGCCGAGTTCCACGCCCGGTGCGTGGCCGTCCTCACCCACCTGGCCCCGGACGATGAGGAAGTCGCCGCCGCGATCCGCGTCGCCGCCGCGGCCGACGAGGCCCGCCGGTGCGACCAGACGGTCCTCGAAGACGCGATCCCGCTCGCGATGGTGGTGTGA
- a CDS encoding N-acetylglucosamine-6-phosphate deacetylase: MILHARHYATGRPVAVTVEGGRITAVAGSDQNPLRWIAPAFFDPQINGCLGISFNSPALTPERVRAVVDVCRTHGIGAFCPTLVTADFDALRHGFATLTRAIDADAELARRVPCFHLEGPYLSGEDGPRGAHPKEHIRDPDWVEFLRWQDAAGGRIRMVTVAPERAGACAFIEKLTAAGVVVAIGHTGATRSQIQDAVTAGARTSTHLGNGCHAVLPRHDNYVWEQLACDDLHASVITDGHHLPAALVKCIYRVKTARRLLLTCDASSLAGLPAGTYREWGTDLEVLPSGKVVVPGTPFLAGSGHFTDVCVANVVRMAGAPLADAIDMASARPRHLLGLPVTTITVGQPADLVLFDWEPDGDVRVREVL, from the coding sequence ATGATTCTCCACGCGCGCCACTACGCGACCGGGCGGCCCGTTGCCGTCACCGTCGAAGGCGGCCGGATCACCGCGGTCGCGGGTTCCGACCAGAACCCGCTGCGGTGGATCGCGCCGGCCTTCTTTGACCCGCAAATCAACGGCTGCCTCGGAATCAGCTTCAACTCGCCGGCGCTCACCCCCGAGCGGGTCCGGGCGGTCGTGGACGTGTGCCGCACGCACGGCATCGGAGCGTTCTGCCCCACCCTCGTCACCGCCGATTTCGACGCGCTGCGGCACGGCTTCGCCACGCTCACGCGGGCCATCGACGCCGACGCCGAACTCGCACGCCGGGTGCCGTGTTTTCATCTCGAAGGGCCGTACCTCTCGGGCGAGGACGGCCCGCGCGGCGCGCACCCGAAGGAGCACATTCGCGATCCCGACTGGGTCGAGTTTCTGCGCTGGCAGGACGCCGCCGGCGGGCGCATCCGCATGGTGACCGTCGCGCCGGAGCGGGCCGGCGCCTGTGCGTTCATCGAAAAACTGACGGCGGCCGGTGTGGTGGTCGCCATCGGACACACCGGTGCGACGCGCTCACAAATCCAGGACGCCGTAACGGCCGGCGCGCGGACCAGTACGCACCTGGGCAACGGGTGCCACGCGGTGCTCCCGCGGCACGACAACTACGTCTGGGAGCAACTCGCGTGCGACGACCTGCACGCGAGCGTCATCACCGACGGCCACCACCTGCCCGCCGCGCTGGTGAAGTGCATTTACCGCGTGAAGACCGCGCGGCGCTTGCTCCTGACGTGCGACGCGAGCAGTCTGGCGGGTCTGCCCGCGGGGACGTACCGCGAGTGGGGCACGGATCTGGAGGTGCTGCCGTCCGGGAAGGTGGTCGTGCCGGGGACGCCGTTCCTGGCCGGCAGCGGGCACTTCACAGACGTGTGCGTGGCGAACGTCGTCCGCATGGCCGGCGCGCCGCTCGCGGACGCGATCGACATGGCGTCCGCGCGCCCGCGGCACCTTCTCGGCCTTCCGGTCACGACGATCACTGTGGGGCAACCCGCGGACCTCGTGCTGTTCGACTGGGAACCCGACGGAGACGTGCGGGTGCGCGAAGTGCTGTGA
- a CDS encoding VWA domain-containing protein → MRVRHKPPTLVSMWMLDVFCCALGCVTLLFLLNSRMATDAVQANRTALLDLESTDKRLAAALTSLESTRLQLTGEVQERGTLAARVTELEGVRLRLTDEARTASEQLKLARTEREETAAKLARARDDAKVAQARLDATQLALNAAEKKSDATAKELATARAQSADADDLLKKRQKDIDALAKKDAASATQVDSLQRLVRAKDDERLALETRLAATRKELTDADARLRAAQKDFDAQLAAAKAAAKAAAEELAAAKAAAKAAAEEVASAKTGAAKTGEQLAAAQAQIKDLSKKVDDANVNIVDLQGDKAKLADKFNRLQRDADARFAGIAMTGKRAVFLVDMSGSMGKRDLSSLDETKWPLVVETVCKVMRSIPTLEQYQAIVFSSEANWVFGTGEWQPFAGEKSVEAVSAALLKVKPKDDTNMYAALDKAFSLRAGGLDTIYLFSDGLPTSGPGLTRAQQTANPPLSEPELGVILGKHIRETLTRTWNRPLPTQARVRINSVGFYFDSPDVGAFLWSLSRENDGSFVGMSRP, encoded by the coding sequence ATGCGCGTTCGCCACAAGCCGCCGACGCTGGTCAGCATGTGGATGCTGGACGTGTTCTGCTGCGCGCTCGGGTGCGTCACGCTCCTCTTCCTACTCAACAGCCGGATGGCAACGGACGCGGTTCAGGCCAACCGCACCGCGCTCCTCGACCTCGAAAGCACGGACAAGCGCCTCGCCGCGGCGCTCACGTCGCTCGAGTCCACGCGCCTCCAACTGACCGGTGAGGTCCAGGAGCGCGGGACGCTCGCGGCCCGCGTCACCGAACTCGAAGGGGTCCGCCTCAGACTCACCGACGAGGCGCGGACCGCGTCCGAGCAGCTCAAACTCGCCCGGACCGAGCGGGAAGAGACCGCCGCCAAGCTGGCGCGGGCGCGTGACGACGCCAAGGTCGCTCAGGCCCGGCTGGACGCCACCCAACTCGCACTCAACGCCGCCGAGAAGAAGAGCGACGCGACGGCAAAGGAACTCGCCACCGCCCGCGCGCAGTCGGCCGACGCGGACGACCTCCTCAAGAAGCGCCAGAAAGACATCGACGCGCTCGCCAAGAAGGACGCCGCCAGCGCGACCCAGGTGGACAGCCTTCAGCGGCTGGTGCGGGCGAAGGACGACGAGCGGCTGGCGCTGGAAACACGCCTGGCCGCGACCCGGAAGGAGCTGACCGACGCGGACGCGCGCCTGCGTGCCGCGCAGAAAGACTTCGACGCACAACTCGCCGCGGCGAAAGCGGCGGCGAAGGCCGCCGCGGAGGAACTCGCGGCGGCGAAGGCCGCGGCCAAAGCGGCGGCCGAGGAGGTGGCGAGCGCGAAAACCGGCGCGGCCAAGACCGGTGAGCAACTCGCGGCCGCCCAGGCGCAGATCAAGGACCTCAGCAAGAAGGTGGACGACGCGAACGTCAACATCGTCGACCTTCAGGGCGACAAGGCGAAACTGGCGGACAAGTTCAACCGGCTCCAGCGCGACGCGGACGCGCGGTTCGCGGGCATCGCCATGACCGGCAAGCGGGCGGTGTTCCTGGTCGACATGTCCGGCAGCATGGGCAAGCGCGACCTGAGCTCACTGGACGAAACCAAGTGGCCGCTCGTCGTGGAGACGGTGTGCAAGGTGATGCGCAGCATCCCGACACTGGAGCAGTACCAGGCGATCGTGTTTTCGAGCGAGGCGAACTGGGTGTTCGGGACGGGCGAGTGGCAGCCGTTCGCCGGCGAGAAGTCGGTGGAGGCGGTGAGTGCGGCGCTCTTGAAGGTGAAGCCCAAGGACGACACGAACATGTACGCGGCGCTGGACAAGGCGTTCTCGCTGCGGGCCGGCGGGCTGGACACGATCTACCTGTTCTCCGACGGCCTGCCGACGAGCGGGCCGGGGCTGACACGCGCGCAGCAGACGGCGAACCCGCCGCTCTCGGAACCGGAACTCGGCGTGATTTTGGGCAAGCACATCCGCGAGACGCTGACCCGCACCTGGAACCGCCCGCTGCCGACGCAGGCGCGGGTGCGGATCAACTCGGTCGGCTTCTATTTCGACAGCCCGGACGTGGGCGCCTTCCTGTGGTCGCTGTCGCGCGAGAACGACGGCAGCTTCGTGGGGATGTCACGTCCGTAG
- a CDS encoding MotA/TolQ/ExbB proton channel family protein, translating to MSIPASHRPAREWLWLVVALAVVAAVAAPFWEVFTGPKAREEWAKWDEDRVKRLLLGPEQVLCYVCAVWAALILQSRYREVRRQRRAFNLDLLPTEEGARILPEDARPLARKVEQVTAGRPFILANMIRLGLGKFAISKSAADVSEVVRNQADVELSRLITGMSTVNYLAWAVPAIGFVGTVRGLGGAFGANSPNIQVFTDQAKDQLKIAFDCTLVALLLSLVVMYFIHALQRAEETLVTDAQQYCQEHLLLRLYDPATEAAHL from the coding sequence ATGTCGATACCCGCGTCCCACCGACCGGCCCGCGAGTGGCTGTGGCTCGTCGTCGCGCTCGCCGTGGTCGCGGCGGTGGCGGCCCCGTTCTGGGAGGTGTTCACCGGCCCCAAGGCACGCGAAGAGTGGGCGAAATGGGACGAGGACCGCGTCAAGCGGCTGCTGCTCGGCCCCGAACAGGTCCTGTGCTACGTTTGCGCCGTGTGGGCGGCCCTCATCCTCCAGAGCCGGTACCGCGAGGTGCGGCGGCAGCGCCGGGCGTTCAACCTGGACCTGCTGCCCACGGAGGAGGGCGCCCGGATCCTGCCCGAGGACGCGCGGCCGCTGGCGCGAAAAGTGGAGCAGGTGACCGCGGGGCGGCCGTTCATCCTCGCGAACATGATCCGCCTGGGGCTGGGGAAGTTCGCGATCAGTAAATCGGCGGCGGACGTGAGCGAGGTGGTCCGCAACCAGGCGGACGTGGAGCTGTCGCGGCTGATCACCGGCATGTCCACCGTGAACTACCTCGCGTGGGCGGTCCCGGCCATCGGGTTCGTCGGCACGGTCCGCGGGCTCGGCGGGGCGTTCGGCGCGAACTCGCCGAACATCCAGGTGTTCACCGACCAGGCGAAGGACCAGCTGAAGATCGCGTTCGATTGTACGCTGGTGGCGCTGCTCCTGAGCCTCGTGGTCATGTACTTCATTCACGCCCTCCAGCGGGCGGAGGAGACGCTCGTGACCGACGCCCAACAGTACTGCCAGGAGCACCTGCTCCTGCGGCTGTACGATCCGGCGACGGAAGCCGCTCATCTGTGA
- a CDS encoding FG-GAP repeat domain-containing protein, with product MRSLFAAIAIIFAAPADAADLPKFKAQEIDTGLKIGYAVIVTDIDGDKKPDLVVVDQHKVVWYRNPGTRDGEWTKFTVLDGKTRPDNVCVAAIDIDGDGLPELVLGAAWKPFDTTHAAQLVWLKRNTDATQEWTVHELPCDEPAVHRVRVFDIDGSGKPAIVHVPLMGRGSSAKGNWTDGKPVRIVALKVPAKDPEKKENWKAQVLSDELNVTHNFCPGPGGGFARKGRSVLVGSYEGVSTIYPEGPADKWTTKLMHAANQSNPKGSRGASEIKLSGDNRGVIATIEPWHGNQVVVYTPGKPNPESAFSLDRHVIDEQLRWGHAAWFADLDGDGVDELLIGVRDDPNPKLGDTFKERRGVRVYKCTDGKGARWERTILDDGGVAVEDLTAADLDGDGKIDIIAVGRQTGNCKIYWNQGK from the coding sequence GTGCGCTCTCTATTCGCCGCGATCGCGATTATCTTTGCCGCCCCCGCCGACGCCGCGGACCTCCCGAAGTTCAAGGCCCAGGAAATCGACACGGGCCTGAAAATCGGCTACGCCGTGATCGTGACGGACATCGACGGCGACAAGAAGCCGGACCTCGTGGTGGTCGATCAGCACAAAGTGGTGTGGTACCGGAACCCCGGTACGCGGGACGGGGAGTGGACGAAGTTCACGGTCCTCGACGGCAAGACCCGGCCGGACAACGTGTGCGTCGCCGCCATCGACATCGACGGCGACGGTCTACCGGAACTGGTTCTCGGCGCCGCCTGGAAGCCGTTCGACACGACCCACGCGGCGCAACTCGTGTGGCTGAAACGCAACACGGACGCGACCCAAGAATGGACGGTGCACGAGCTGCCCTGCGACGAGCCGGCGGTTCACCGCGTCCGCGTGTTCGACATCGACGGCAGCGGCAAGCCGGCGATCGTCCACGTCCCGCTGATGGGTCGCGGTTCGAGCGCGAAGGGCAACTGGACCGACGGCAAGCCCGTGCGCATCGTTGCACTGAAAGTGCCCGCGAAGGACCCGGAGAAGAAGGAGAACTGGAAGGCGCAGGTGCTGTCGGACGAGCTGAACGTCACGCACAACTTCTGTCCCGGTCCCGGGGGCGGCTTCGCACGCAAGGGCCGTTCTGTGCTCGTCGGCAGTTACGAAGGCGTGAGCACGATCTACCCCGAAGGCCCGGCCGACAAGTGGACGACGAAGTTGATGCACGCGGCGAACCAGAGCAACCCCAAGGGCAGCCGTGGGGCGAGCGAGATCAAGCTCTCCGGCGACAACCGCGGGGTGATCGCCACGATCGAGCCGTGGCACGGAAACCAGGTGGTCGTTTACACGCCCGGAAAGCCGAACCCGGAGAGCGCGTTCTCGCTCGACCGCCACGTGATCGACGAGCAGCTCCGCTGGGGGCACGCGGCCTGGTTCGCGGACCTCGACGGCGACGGCGTGGACGAACTCCTTATCGGCGTGCGCGACGACCCGAACCCGAAGCTCGGCGACACGTTCAAGGAGCGCCGCGGCGTTCGCGTCTACAAATGCACCGACGGCAAAGGCGCCCGGTGGGAGCGAACCATTCTCGACGACGGAGGCGTGGCGGTAGAGGACCTGACCGCGGCCGATCTCGACGGCGACGGCAAGATCGACATCATCGCCGTCGGGCGGCAGACCGGGAACTGCAAGATCTACTGGAACCAGGGAAAGTGA